One genomic region from Pyxicephalus adspersus chromosome 1, UCB_Pads_2.0, whole genome shotgun sequence encodes:
- the C1H11orf54 gene encoding ester hydrolase C11orf54 homolog, translating to MADTESCALHLPALEEISEILKSGLKKNFADVQVKVVECPDLTQDPFGFPVKGLSGKSRIADVGGVPYLVPTARLDKIYNINTVAKKIGLPGAFILGAGAVSHKSVGMNAELIFSVQAESASSPAINKNYMASVNPADKSCLLEKYQEKYKDHDFGLLSNLYASEGKPGKVIEVNAKRRTGKENFVSCMRKTLKEHYGDKAVGMGGTFVIQEGKAKLHIMVSSDHVFSYSKKTGFDLRLEHTHCFSHHGEGGHYHNDTTPDTVQYLGYFHPAEYLYRIDRPAVTHLVGRD from the exons ATGGCAGATACTGAAAGTTGTGCCCTCCACCTCCCCGCCTTAGAAGAAATTTCTGAAA TACTAAAAAGTGGGCTAAAGAAAAATTTTGCAGATGTACAGGTTAAAGTGGTGGAGTGCCCTGATCTGACACAAGACCCATTTGGATTCCCCGTAAAAG GACTGAGTGGCAAGTCAAGAATTGCAGATGTGGGAGGTGTCCCATATTTGGTGCCAACTGCACGGCTTGATAAA atttataacATTAATACAGTGGCAAAGAAGATTGGACTACCAGGAGCCTTCATACTTGGAGCTGGTGCAGTATCTCATAAGAGTGTGGGCATGAATGCAGAG cTTATATTTTCTGTACAAGCAGAGAGTGCATCTTCACcagctataaataaaaattatatggcTAGTGTCAACCCAGCAGATAAAAGCTGCTTACTGGAGAAGTACCAGGAAAAGTACAAGGACCACGACTTTGGACTCCTGTCTAATCTGTATGCCAGTGAAGGAAAGCCAGGAAAG GTCATTGAGGTGAATGCAAAGAGGAGGACTGGAAAGGAAAACTTTGTTAGTTGTATGAGAAAAACGTTAAAGGAGCATTATGGAGACAAAGCTGTAGGAATGGGAGGGACATTTGTCATTCAAGAAGGAAAGGCAAAGCTCCATATAATGGTAAGTTCTGACCATGTTTTTAGCTATTCTAAAAAAACA GGCTTTGACCTACGTTTGGAGCACACTCATTGCTTCAGCCATCATGGAGAAGGAGGACACTACCATAACGACACAACACCAGACACTGTGCAGTATCTTGGCTATTTTCATCCTGCAGAATATCTTTACCGAATTGACAGGCCAGCTGTCACTCATTTAGTTGGAAGGGATTAG